CTGTTGAAAGCTTATTGTTTGTTCCAGTAGAAATTCGCTCAATCTTTGTGACGTATTACTGTTGTTAGTGGTATTGTTACGGATAGTAGATAAGCAACGAATAGCATAGCTCATTTAAGTGGAAAACAACGAACTGTAGGGGATTTGTCTCAAAAGAGGTGCACCGATCAATTATATGTTGTGATATGCACGTTGTGTAGAGCTTTTAAGAAGGACCTATGAAAATGGACGTGAATCCATCCAGAAATTGGGGGAATTTGATGAAAGGTGACTATAGTTGGCGAAAACAAGCGACAAAGCGATTGAACGACATGGAAATGAATATCTGGTCGTACAAAACAAGTACGAAAAGTAGTATTCTACAGTTGGAGTTGTCACCACGTAGTAGGGAGCGGCACACGCGACCGACACGCGCGAGTACAAAATCGgacaaaattgaaataaaaactaaccAAACTACaacaaaatgttttcatttcaatatAGATGGCTGCAGAACACTTGTACGATTGTGTGAATCTTTTGAGACAATCCTCCTGGCTAATGTTGTGTGGTAAGATGCGTTCGTCATAGAAGCACACTGTTGATTTATTGGTTGCTAACGAGCTCGTTTCCTTATGTTGTCATCCCTGATCTCTCCTCTAGACCCGCtgttgttgctgctgttgTATAGAGTGTCCAATTATTGTGGGCTGTTGGTTAGATAAAGCttgcaaactttttttttattgattacaACAAAACTTAGAACAGAACAAGAACTGAAGTAGTAAGTAACGATCAGGGAACAAATGGTGGAATGAAAATGTACTTAAAATTTGAACAtactttcatgaaaaaagcaagaaggaAATTAGGAGCCTTTACCACACCCACTAAGTGAGATTAAAAGAGTGAACCTATTGTTGTCATTCTCTAGTAGCATATTATAACTCAATGAAGTTGGTACTTTGTGGGTGGGTATGGACGCTAAATATGGTAAGgtaaaaatgacatgaagcatgatgcagttgcgtaggcggctgcgctcgaagcggcgcggtggagtgcagcggttaggatctaAGAAGAACCTTTCCTAGCACCATccgtcgctgcagttcgctatggtcccacctcgataccAACCGccgcgctccaccgcaccgcttcgagcgcagccgcttacgcaactgcaccgtttttcatgtcgttttgacctcatTACAGACAGGTGATGAGTTTTTAAGCGTGAGCACGATGCTAAAAACTCCACAAATCCTAGAATAAATGACACTGACCATGGATTCTAGCTCTCTATGGCTGGAAATTTATGAGGTGCAGTTTGTAACGTGAATAATGGCCAAGGAACACCGTATATTGGGGTAGTGAAGTAGTGTAGTTGAGCAAGAAACGCAACCAGAACCAACCCATCAAGGTGAGAAAGTGAAGTGAAGAACACAagaaaagggggaaaaaaaacgaataaaattaaCAAAGCAAGCAAATATCAAGTTACACTCCATTTCTCTGTATTTGCGGACACTGTTCTCGTCAAAACGATCCTTCACTTAGAGACTATCCTGTGTATCAAAAGTTTCATTACACTTTTCATACTCTAGGTCTCTGACCATTTATAGTTAGCTCAACTCATCCGCTTGAAATGTCCGCAAGTACACAAAAATGTTGCATTTTTGATGCTAAGCGTTTGCATTACAGATCTTCCCGCTTTCGAGTGATACGATACAAAACCACATCTGTAGCGTGGTCATAATACACTCGTCTTACAGAAAACTCGTCCTCTAGCGTATCGTAGAAGCGCTTGTCCTTAGGATATCGTATCTTAGACGCCATCAACATTACCGTATCCCCGTTAATAAGCCGTTTCATGATTCTTCGCAGATCTTCGAAAACTCGTTCATTATAGACCAGATCAGCTCCTAGAATAACATCGAAGGTTAACTGCTCCCCCGCTGGTACGTTCGTCCAGTCCAATGGGAGGACCGTGACGGCGGACAACTGATCCTGGCCAAGATTTGATttgatgtttttatttaaCAGAGGGAGAGCCATTGGTTGATCTGTTGCTGTGACATGGCGCGCAAAGAGCTTGGCGGCAACTATTGAAGGTAATCCGGTACCGGCACCAAGTTCCAGGACGCGACGGCCGCGAACAACATCATTTCGGACGAGATACTCAGACAAGACGATAGCCTGAACAATACCGTAAGAGTTGTGGAGATCGTAATTGTAATGATTTAAAATCTGCTCCAGTATCCTAGATATCTGTTcatgggaggataaatacaATGGAAACGGAACCATCAGCGACTTGTTTTTCCCCTACGGTATCCAACACCGTTGGCCATTGACACAAACTGCGTGCGACGTCACTTCGCTACGGGACCTAGCCAACTCGTTGGAGGGACTTTTCTAGTGCTAAAACGAGTAGAAACGTGCTTCTGCCGTGCGGTGCGGTGTTGACAGCgaacaaattttcattggATAGCAGTGTATCCGATTGGGGCAGATGTTTTCCGTTACAGCGCGTTTATCCAACTGGAAGAATTTCATTGTATACGGGTCAATAGGAATCTTTTCATGGGGTTTTTCAGTATCTTGGCGCTGGCGCAGATTTCAACTGTGGAGCATGCTGAGAAATGCAGACGTGGTAAGCATATCACCGACCGAGTCCCACAAAACACCAGCCACTCCGTTCTCGTTCCAATTTTGTTGTAGGCGAATTTTGAACGGGCCAATTTCCagatgtttttctctttcggcAAATCGTTTCAGTGGAGTCTGCGAAAATCGACATTTCCGTTATTGATCGATCGGCTCGGAATGTACTTAAAAGTGGTCGAAAACGTACTTGGTTGTCATCGTAGACGACTAGGGCTTGAGCATTTGTTGTCGATGACGTCATTATTACAGTACTTACAAGAATCACTGCATTGGCACGCATGCAATCACCTTCGATACACCTAGAATACTACTTTGATCAAAACGTAGtaggaattttcaaataaaacaaaaacgggATATAATTCtatcaaaatttatttcatctcCTTCAAAGTACTCCCGTTTGGCAGGAATACAATTATACCAACGCTTCTTACAGTCTTCGAAAAATTTGTTATGCTGGATTTCCGGAATGTCCTTGAGCGCCTTCTTCGATTCCGGTTTTATTTCCTCactcgagtcaaaacgatgatctcgaagtggtttttttgagtttgaagAACAGAAATAAGTCAGACAGAGGAAAATTTCTCGGTTTTGGAAACAGCCGGCAGCTGGAGCTGGAGCCAAATCAGGTGAATAGGGCGTTTCCAGAACGATATGAGTGgaatttttgatggaaaagTCGCGCGAACAACCAAAGTCGCCACCGAGATAGCGCATTATCGtgatgagtaaaaaaaaattattttaaaaaaattaaaaaataatacatatgatataataataaaatagtaataaaataataataatataatataaaaataataaaataaataaaaataatgtaatataaaaataaacttaaaacTTAAATGAGTTATTCGCGCACAAATCTAGCCTCTTGAGGGATATTCCTTCACAAAAACGACGGATAACCGTGGAATAATATTCCTTATTGACAACAGTAACAACATGATATCTTTGACGTAGTTCTCCTCAGTTGGCCAGGTCGAAGGACGACCATAGCGCAACGCATTCCTTCCCTTCTTTGAACAATTTATACCAATCAAGAACACCAGCGCAGGACATAATATTGTCACCATATCCTTTTCCTAACATTTCCAATGTTTGGAACGACGAAAAACCAGTTTTAAAGCAAAATTTAATGCAATTTCACCGTCGAATTTTTTCAGCCATGTTGAAAATCATGGAATAATCTTCTGGACGCAAACGTCAACATGAGTAACTCATTAACAACTGACGGTCTTGTCATGAAATCTGACACAGATTTCAGTAAAGATTGTGCCAACATaaggatttttatttctaaaaaatgcATTTAGATAATCCTTAAATAAGTTTAAAATTTTAGTAGTTTTAAATTGGAAAGTTTTACTAATTTTGACCACAGTAATGCCGGCATGtcgtactttttttaatttttttttttaaatttttcgttttcagctGTAAAGTAGTATGTTGGAAGAGAAGGCGGTTTCGCGACCCTGTCATTGGTTACTTTTCCTATGCTAGTCTTCAAAAGTTTAGAATAACAAAGTCATAGAAAGAAGTGCTTATTACGCCAGGAAGGATCTAATTCCTTAAAGAGGTTGAAAGTCTTCTTccgtagaggaaaaaaaaaggtattcAAAATCGTATAGAAGATAATATCGTAGGTAACTACGCAGAAAGATTCATATTCATTGGAAAAAGCGACTAACGTTGTCAATAGCGACTATGGACCCAGTTTTTCTACAATTATAGCGATCCCCAATTCACGAATTTCACATGGTTGCAcaagtactttttttaaattcattcacATATGCCATTTTCGATTCTCTGAACTCGTTATACCGCATAATTATCGATGATGTACTTAGTGGCCTTTACATATGTGAAGGAgaccagaaaacaaaataaattacaattGATTTGAATGAAAACTCATTTCCAAGAAAAGTCCTTTTAGAGTAGCTTAGGTAATAACTAGTAACTTAAGTACAGCTCATAgctgaaaaaaactcaatgtGTGGATGACCACAAGAAATGGCCGTTTCGGCTGACACATCGACCCGTCACCGTGATTGGACCGTGAGAGTAATTGACACGCCCATCCGACTAATGTGTCCGCTATTCGTCTAACAGCAAAAATTCATTCTTAAATTTGATTTCTGTGAACATTTCTCCTTCTTAGTAAAATTAGGAATATGGTTTATGGTCAGTGTTTCACTGACTCCTTCTCATCTATTTTTCCACAACCTACATATACATAGCAGTTATTTCTGTTTACATTGTAcattaaaaacattaaaatacattaattaattacattACATTGAAATCCGCATCCATTTACTCGGTCGATCAAGGTCTTGATGAAAATTTAAGTGCgtaccgctttttttttcttaacatctGATCTAGCTACACTAGTAATCCATTAATCCAGCAGGATCACTATTGCATCTGAAAACCCGATGagaaaatccactttttcgaaaagtaaATATTGGATTCGGCCGTCACGATCGATATCCATATGTTGTGTTGCAGAACTCTGGTGACATTAAAATCGTACATAACGTGCTCTTCTTCTACGTGTGGGCCACATGTGTTGGTCGTGAAGAAGATCTCGAGATATATGAACGAGGTGAGGGGGGTTCTAACTCGTGCTCGtgtaaagaaaggaaaaaaatggtccAAAATctagattttcaaaatttcctctttttttttggtccacTGCATCTGTGGAACAAATTAGGTCCATCTTTGTGTCACGACACTTGATTCTCCGCTCTCTGAACATCGGAGAAGTAAACGCACTGTGAGCGATATCGCCTCTAACATCGTCGTCGTGCTTCTCGCTGGCAGAGACGCAGAGGAAGCGAATCAATAGTAGAGTCGGTCCCGTTTGTTTTCTTGATGTCAATTGCTATTATAAGGTTAATATTCAAAGTTTTCCTGCAGTTTCTCTCCCAAGTGAATTGATCAATCAGTATTACACTTGATAACACAATTCACAATgcaaaactatgaaatatttaaaaattttattgtaaaattCTGTACAACAATCAACATCATCAACACGTAACAATATTCTAGCGTTGCAATAACTATGCTCTGCTCTTTAATTTCCAATAAACCCGCAAAttgaatttctgtttttcaaacTAATAATAGTACAACTAGTTAGTAAATCGATCGATATGCAATGCGACCTACTTGACAAATACGAacgaaattctcaacacattAGTAGCTAAGCCCATTCTACTACGATTTTGGTATCACAGTGACTCAATTCAACTCAATCGGTATGTACACACCTCTTAAGACGGAAGAAATCCATTCTACATAGACAAACTACAACGACTAGTATGGTACCCTGTCGTAGgtttaaaattagaaagaaaaataaataaataattaaatttcacTGAAATATGACGTCTTTTGTTAAGAAGAGTGGATAATATCAGGAGTACGGCATGAAATACAtctataaaaatgaaagtcaCATGATCGAGGACATTGTCTGAGAGGGTTTGTCAAGCAGAATTCGTcacaatgaaaaatcaataaaatcgataaaGAGGTAAGACCGAGAGGAAATGAAGCATCCAGTACGGTAACAGACAAACACACGTGTACAATGTAAAATGATCACTTTTTAAGCGTATTTGACTAAGACTGGCTAGCGCTTCCTTCAAACACATCCATAAAAGGGCGTGGCGTCGTCGGCGTCAGCAACGACCCCGATGAAATATTACGGTTATTGTTGGAATTAGtggtgaaaggaaaaaaaaccatgttaATTATGTTTAACCCGTAGATCACTATCACCACGTCCTTTACCAAACATgtgtttgaaataaattaacaacgaaaaagaaaaaggttctAAAGTGTGTTcaacaaataatcaataatcgcGCACTGTGGACattaactacaaaaaaaaacaacaacaagttgTGCAGATTTCCGATAGTTGAGACAACCTATTGGGTACCTCGTAAAACCCTTTAAAAGACCGGTTTTTAAAACGTTGACTCGTGAGCAAAACATATGGGCATGAACAGCATATTTTCACCGCTTTAGTTTTCTTCTGGGTTTGTCTTCTGGAAGAGATCATCCAACAGTGGAAAGACGGAGCATCGTTGGCAAAAATTCACAGCAAAGCATGTTCGTGCATACTGTAGATGTATGTTCTACGTCCTTTGCTTTGAGCACTTTGACTGCTACAGGTAGTCATGGCTAGGATAGTTTGCGGTGTTAACTGTACGGTCGAATTTCCAGATAATGTCATCGTTCTCGTCGaaactcgtccatttcggTGTTGAAACAGTTGCTGCTGATGCTTCCTTCTGCCGGAACGCATATTCCTTGCTCATAATCTGTTGCTTCCATGGATACTCTTCGATTTTGATCTGAAACAACGGGGAATTAGGAATTTGTTACAGAACACCTGTTAATTCTGGGTGCTACATCACCAACCACACGCCCCGCCCATTCATGACCGTCCCTTACAACGATGTCACGACGCGATAAAAGTGAAAACCCTCGCGAACTCACCACTACTCGAATGATACCCTTCCGATCCTTGTGAATCGCATCCATTCATTGCGTTAATTCGTTCACGTGCAAGACTCGCTGTAATTCGTCCATCCGCTATCGTATGCCACATATCACGAATCGTGTATTCTATCGCACCCCCGATCTACAATAGAAGAAATCATTCTGCCGAAaaatttattcctatttttttccccaagaaaaactattctctggaagaaaaaacgaaccGGATGTTTTGAAATCTCAGGCCGAAATTCTGGCCGTAGTTTACGATTCACCACAACGTCTCGCATTTCACCTAAGCTTGGATAGGGATTTGTGTACTCTTCGAAAGGTTGCTTATACGGTGGTATATCCATGGGATTTTCGTGTTCACTAAGAGCTGTTCGAGACAGTACCTCCCACATTacctaaaaattcaaaatttcatcgaGATTCGTAGAAACATGAGTTAAAACGAGTTGTTACTCACCAATGCCATAGCATAGACATCAATTCTTTGGAAAGCTGGTACAGTGAATTCAGTTGCGCCTTCTAGCACTTCCGGAGACATGTAGCGGAACGTTCCAACcttaaataatcaataattattgCAATAGGGATTACATCATGCGTAGTAGAACATATTTCAGTTGAAAACATGCCGATAAAGATAAATCAGCTCTTTAACGAGGCTGTGATTCGtcatttataaataaaatccaaaaatttatcTACCCGTCACTAGTCGGATATAGAAATTCTAAGGTAAGCTCACCTGACCAGTAACGTGATCGTCAATTTGTGGACTGCTGAACACAGCAGCCAATCCGAAGTCAGCTATGCAAGCTGTCAACACTAACTCTTTCCCGTCAGCACATTCCATCGACTGCAGCAGGACATTTTTCGATTTAACATctctaaaaaatgaacaacTAGATGAGAATAAGTTAAGTTACATTACAACTTAAATTGTGCGTTACGCGAAATTGTTAGGGAAAAAGTAGATCTGACATAATTATCCTTATCTCTGTAAACTGTAAAGTACAGTATCCTCACCTATGCACCACAGTATACTTGTTGCCTTGTGCTTCGTGCAAGAATGCTAAACCCTCCAAAATTCCGGACATGATACGGAGGCATTGCTTCAGTGTCAGCACATTCTTCTGCAATGTGAAATTCACTaatattggagaaaaaaagtgattgttTCCAATAGGGCTTTTTTCAATAGGGCACAAAAACAAAGGGAATATTTCTAATCACATACCGTAACCCTAGTTCTAGCTAGTGTTacatcgttttttctttttttgaaagggaaatgtaaaaagaaacgcaagaaaaaaaaacaaaatgtaaacagaataaaaaaattataatggAAAAGTCCGAgggagaaaacaacaaaaagaaaaccaattaACCTTAAGATAGTCATGAAGATTTCCCTCTTTCATGAACTCAGTGATCAGCCAGTAATCATTCGCTCGACGTTCCACATCAATATACTTTAATATATTCGGATGACCAGATCGTCGCAGTACATCAACGTAGATcgtctaaaagaaaaatttgtgggAAATGGTAAAAATGATACGAGGAGAGGAAGTGTACGAAGGATTTCATTCTGTAAAACGACAAAAGGTTCAGGATCATCATCTAGaactagaaatttttttttgttaattttttaagtAGAGATTTGGGTATGGTGGCATCACAGAGTCACAAAATAAAGATGATATAACGAATCTGGCGATTAGTGGACGTTGAAAgacgaaaatgaaatataaaatcatcagaaaaaaatgtcatatGTTActcatattaaaaaaaatatgctcatgaaatagaaaaacctATCGTAACACTAATGTACTCTCAATGAATTGCAATGAAATTCCGTGCAGACGTAGCAATTAAAACGCTTGCTTACCTGTTCAGAAAGCCAActctcttcatcttttaacACTTTCACCGCTACTTCCTTGACTTGATCACCACTAC
This window of the Necator americanus strain Aroian chromosome III, whole genome shotgun sequence genome carries:
- a CDS encoding hypothetical protein (NECATOR_CHRIII.G9342.T1) encodes the protein MRANAVILVSTVIMTSSTTNAQALVVYDDNQTPLKRFAEREKHLEIGPFKIRLQQNWNENGVAGVLWDSAIVLSEYLVRNDVVRGRRVLELGAGTGLPSIVAAKLFARHVTATDQPMALPLLNKNIKSNLGQDQLSAVTVLPLDWTNVPAGEQLTFDVILGADLVYNERVFEDLRRIMKRLINGDTVMLMASKIRYPKDKRFYDTLEDEFSVRRVYYDHATDVVLYRITRKREDL
- a CDS encoding hypothetical protein (NECATOR_CHRIII.G9342.T2), which gives rise to MTSSTTNAQALVVYDDNQTPLKRFAEREKHLEIGPFKIRLQQNWNENGVAGVLWDSAIVLSEYLVRNDVVRGRRVLELGAGTGLPSIVAAKLFARHVTATDQPMALPLLNKNIKSNLGQDQLSAVTVLPLDWTNVPAGEQLTFDVILGADLVYNERVFEDLRRIMKRLINGDTVMLMASKIRYPKDKRFYDTLEDEFSVRRVYYDHATDVVLYRITRKREDL
- a CDS encoding hypothetical protein (NECATOR_CHRIII.G9343.T1); amino-acid sequence: MSCLIEYSLECPRISECDESEKQHITKYPSSEQQQEMTLKNASVHYNPEYMTRVYGQLGLNYDLDAGKPFIYCEKFDPKSCSFNDPQCPTLEKCYAEPENRAQRLGCMTVFKYVTEKNASAEERKIEVTLKGCWQHDKEVIADCKVQDECVAVSGRRQSRPNMEFCCCRTHMCNKKVSILVMDEPRDEVIPATASTTTLGEVSQWMNNIWFIMLFGLIGVCIAGGLIVFSLAYVRCWQSKDKIKTQTVTTAQQSETYALLNCAATKPTFEITDLKHVASGRFGDVFNGIYRSGDQVKEVAVKVLKDEESWLSEQTIYVDVLRRSGHPNILKYIDVERRANDYWLITEFMKEGNLHDYLKKNVLTLKQCLRIMSGILEGLAFLHEAQGNKYTVVHRDVKSKNVLLQSMECADGKELVLTACIADFGLAAVFSSPQIDDHVTGQVGTFRYMSPEVLEGATEFTVPAFQRIDVYAMALVMWEVLSRTALSEHENPMDIPPYKQPFEEYTNPYPSLGEMRDVVVNRKLRPEFRPEISKHPIGGAIEYTIRDMWHTIADGRITASLARERINAMNGCDSQGSEGYHSSSDQNRRVSMEATDYEQGICVPAEGSISSNCFNTEMDEFRRER